GTTTATACATGATAACCTCCTCTATAGCTAAAAAGCAAGCCTTTTGGTTTTTTCACCCTAAGACCCTATGTAAAAAAGTCAGCAAAAATGGTAATGTCGCTACGATATTATTGATAACATGCACCGCATAGGATGGATAAATGCTCTTGGTATAGCGGGTCAAACCAGCAAAGATGATTCCAACTGTTGCAAAGACGAAGATATCTAACAGACTAGGCAGGCTTGAAAAATGAGGGAGAGCAAATAAAATAGAAGGAAGAAGCAAATCAAGACCAAATCGCGAATGCTTAAAGAAAGCGTGTTGCAGTAATCCTCTATAGATTAACTCTTCCATCAGTGGAACCAGAAAGAACAGGGCTATATAAATACCTAGCTCTGCAAAGTTAGTCCCACTATAACCAATCAATACAGCCCAACCTTCCGCAGTTGACTGAACATGTTTAGCTGTCTGAACGTTAAAAGAGATCTGGAACACTACCACTAATACTGTCAAAATCGAATACCAAAGCCATTTTTTTCTTGGAATGCGAAAGAGATAACCATGGCCTGTCTTAACAAGAACCACAATCATGACTCCAATAAAAAGTAAACTCAAGATATTTTGAATCCAGAATAAATTGCCTATCTGAGAAGAAAATTGCCAATAGTTTTGGACGATAAGCGTCAGCTGAGAAAGACCAAATACGAAAAATAGGTAGGATAAAATTGCACTTGTTTTGAATAGAAGCTGATACTTTTTCATAGAAATTCTTCCTCATT
This window of the Streptococcus sp. D7B5 genome carries:
- a CDS encoding CPBP family intramembrane glutamic endopeptidase — translated: MKKYQLLFKTSAILSYLFFVFGLSQLTLIVQNYWQFSSQIGNLFWIQNILSLLFIGVMIVVLVKTGHGYLFRIPRKKWLWYSILTVLVVVFQISFNVQTAKHVQSTAEGWAVLIGYSGTNFAELGIYIALFFLVPLMEELIYRGLLQHAFFKHSRFGLDLLLPSILFALPHFSSLPSLLDIFVFATVGIIFAGLTRYTKSIYPSYAVHVINNIVATLPFLLTFLHRVLG